Proteins from a genomic interval of Candidatus Nanopelagicales bacterium:
- a CDS encoding sulfite exporter TauE/SafE family protein, whose amino-acid sequence MTPGGSSVMSWNDDGVAGPELLGVALIFLLATVIQTVTGFGFALVAVPLLALVVEPVPAVVATTVASLMISAAVIRDDWEYVRWREVVVFTLSGIVGMPLGLWVLTQVPARLLTAVIAVVLLISTALVASGATLRTSRATEVGVGVTSGALLTSTGMNGPPLVVSFQAMGMPPRPFRGTLSTVFLAQGLAAVALLVAGGQVAGEALIAAAISVPMLLAGWVVGNRVFHRLDPVRFRLIVLVMLVITAAVALMQAAFNL is encoded by the coding sequence ATGACGCCGGGCGGCTCGTCAGTGATGTCGTGGAATGATGACGGCGTGGCCGGCCCGGAACTACTCGGTGTGGCCCTGATCTTCCTCCTCGCCACCGTCATCCAGACCGTCACCGGATTTGGATTCGCACTCGTTGCCGTGCCGCTGTTGGCGTTGGTGGTGGAGCCAGTCCCCGCCGTCGTCGCGACCACCGTGGCGAGCCTCATGATCAGCGCAGCCGTGATCCGCGACGACTGGGAGTACGTGCGATGGCGTGAAGTGGTGGTGTTCACGCTCTCCGGAATCGTCGGAATGCCACTGGGACTGTGGGTACTGACCCAAGTCCCAGCCCGGCTGCTGACAGCGGTGATCGCAGTCGTTCTGCTGATCTCCACCGCTCTGGTTGCCTCCGGGGCAACGCTGCGTACCAGCCGCGCGACCGAGGTCGGGGTGGGTGTGACGAGCGGAGCCCTGCTGACCAGCACCGGGATGAACGGACCACCGCTGGTCGTGTCGTTTCAGGCCATGGGGATGCCCCCCCGGCCCTTCCGAGGGACTTTGTCCACCGTCTTCCTGGCTCAGGGGCTGGCCGCGGTCGCCCTGCTGGTGGCCGGCGGTCAGGTCGCGGGGGAGGCGCTGATCGCCGCTGCCATCTCGGTGCCGATGCTGCTGGCCGGATGGGTGGTGGGCAATCGAGTCTTCCACCGACTCGATCCGGTCCGATTCCGCCTGATCGTGCTGGTGATGCTGGTGATCACGGCAGCCGTGGCCCTGATGCAGGCTGCATTCAACCTCTGA
- a CDS encoding DUF4177 domain-containing protein encodes MTKWEYATAPVLIHATQQILNNWGLDGWELVQIVPGPNPENVVAYFKRPVQ; translated from the coding sequence ATGACCAAGTGGGAGTACGCGACAGCACCGGTTCTGATCCATGCCACCCAGCAGATCCTCAACAACTGGGGACTGGACGGGTGGGAACTCGTTCAGATAGTCCCCGGCCCCAACCCGGAGAACGTGGTGGCCTACTTCAAGCGGCCGGTCCAATGA